A single genomic interval of Noviherbaspirillum cavernae harbors:
- a CDS encoding DUF58 domain-containing protein, giving the protein MLSALEHQFRKRASKWLMRSREVEPGEVFLHQRRVYIMPTHPGLMFCVMLFVLFIGAINYNISLGFGFTFLLAACALIDMHLTFRNLAHLSLSAGRAAPVFAGEDAQFELHLINRRKHGRYAIWLDFVGEGLPNVDQAADVAALSTHSVVLSTPARQRGWLAAPRVRLQTRFPLGLLRAWSYWQPDARVLVYPQPEENAPPLPLSEAEKKDGQGQAGQDDFAGIRNYQAGDSLKRLAWRQIAKLDVDLGGALVTKYFEGGAAVEFALDFDRLPNRLDQELKLSRMTRWVIEAEARGVPYAFRLGDTVLTAALGPAHREACLHALAMYPET; this is encoded by the coding sequence ATGTTGAGCGCGCTCGAACATCAGTTTCGCAAACGGGCCAGCAAGTGGCTGATGCGCTCGCGCGAGGTCGAACCGGGCGAAGTGTTCCTGCATCAGCGCCGCGTGTACATCATGCCGACGCATCCCGGTCTGATGTTCTGCGTGATGCTGTTCGTGCTGTTCATCGGCGCGATCAATTACAACATCAGCCTCGGCTTCGGCTTCACCTTCCTGCTTGCCGCCTGCGCGCTGATCGACATGCACCTCACCTTCCGCAATCTGGCGCACCTGTCGCTGTCCGCCGGGCGCGCCGCGCCGGTCTTCGCGGGCGAGGATGCGCAATTCGAACTGCATCTCATCAATCGCCGCAAGCACGGCCGCTATGCGATCTGGCTCGATTTCGTCGGCGAAGGCTTGCCGAACGTCGATCAGGCCGCCGACGTCGCGGCGCTGTCAACGCACAGCGTCGTGCTGTCCACGCCGGCGCGCCAGCGTGGCTGGCTGGCCGCGCCGCGCGTGCGATTGCAAACCCGTTTCCCGCTCGGCTTGCTGCGCGCGTGGAGCTACTGGCAACCGGATGCGCGGGTATTGGTGTATCCGCAGCCGGAAGAGAACGCCCCGCCGCTGCCGCTGTCCGAGGCAGAGAAAAAGGATGGGCAGGGACAGGCGGGGCAGGACGATTTCGCCGGCATCCGCAACTATCAGGCGGGCGATTCCCTGAAGCGCCTCGCATGGCGGCAGATCGCCAAACTCGATGTCGATCTGGGCGGCGCGCTGGTCACCAAGTATTTCGAAGGCGGCGCGGCAGTCGAGTTCGCACTCGACTTCGACCGTCTGCCGAACAGGCTGGACCAGGAACTGAAACTGTCGCGCATGACGCGCTGGGTGATCGAGGCGGAAGCGCGCGGTGTGCCGTATGCATTCCGGCTCGGTGACACCGTGCTCACAGCCGCACTCGGCCCGGCACACCGGGAAGCGTGCCTGCATGCGCTGGCGATGTATCCGGAGACGTGA
- a CDS encoding AAA family ATPase produces MFAKLHAVAQQISQIVVGKDLQIRQSLTCLLAGGHLLIEDVPGVGKTTLAHALAISLGLKFNRLQFTSDLLPADVVGVSIFNREKNGFVFHPGPVFTQVLLADEINRATPKTQSALLEAMEERQVTADGVTRELPAPYFVIATQNPTHQIGTFQLPESQLDRFLMCLSLGYPDAAAERALLMGEDRRTMLKALRTAMQPEALLAAQAALKSVHVAPALIDYVQALAQASRQSGLFAEGMSPRAAIALLHASRAWAALEGRDHVIPEDVQAVLVPVAAHRLRPLKSAGSSALGSRDLVVQLMKSVAV; encoded by the coding sequence ATGTTCGCCAAACTCCACGCCGTTGCGCAGCAAATCAGCCAGATCGTCGTCGGCAAGGACCTGCAAATCCGCCAGTCATTGACCTGCCTGCTGGCCGGCGGGCACTTGCTGATCGAGGACGTGCCGGGTGTCGGCAAAACCACGCTGGCGCACGCGCTGGCAATCTCGCTCGGCCTCAAGTTCAATCGCCTGCAATTTACCAGCGACCTGCTGCCGGCGGACGTGGTCGGTGTGTCGATCTTCAACCGCGAGAAGAACGGTTTCGTGTTTCATCCCGGCCCCGTGTTCACGCAGGTATTGCTGGCGGATGAAATCAATCGGGCAACGCCGAAAACGCAGTCCGCACTGCTGGAGGCGATGGAAGAGCGGCAGGTCACCGCCGACGGCGTGACGCGTGAATTGCCGGCCCCCTATTTCGTCATCGCGACGCAAAACCCGACGCATCAGATCGGCACATTCCAGTTGCCGGAATCCCAACTCGACCGCTTCCTGATGTGCCTGTCCCTCGGCTACCCGGATGCCGCGGCAGAACGCGCCCTGCTGATGGGCGAAGACCGCAGGACGATGCTCAAGGCATTGCGCACGGCGATGCAACCGGAAGCGCTGTTGGCGGCGCAGGCAGCGCTGAAGTCGGTGCATGTCGCGCCCGCGCTGATCGACTATGTGCAGGCGCTGGCGCAGGCATCGCGCCAGAGCGGTCTCTTTGCGGAAGGCATGAGTCCGCGCGCGGCGATTGCACTGCTGCATGCCTCGCGTGCATGGGCCGCACTGGAAGGGCGTGATCACGTCATTCCGGAAGACGTGCAGGCAGTGCTGGTGCCGGTCGCCGCGCATCGCCTGCGGCCGCTCAAATCCGCCGGCAGTTCGGCGCTGGGCAGCCGCGACCTGGTGGTGCAATTGATGAAATCCGTCGCCGTCTGA
- a CDS encoding histone deacetylase family protein gives MTTAIYTHADCKLHEMGLWHPESPSRLQAIEDQLIASRVDSLLEHRDAPEADVSCIARVHTVEAIARVRDNVPPMLGRQSGYYPLDADTVLNAYSWRAALRAAGAAVAATDAVIAGELDNAFCATRPPGHHARPSEAMGFCLFGNVAIAARHAMDVHGLQRVAIVDFDVHHGNGTEEAFRDEPRVVMVSFFQHPFYPYSGDGPHGDNMVNVPVPAYTCGEEVREVVTSKWLPALHAHKPEMIFISAGFDAHREDDLGQMGLVEADFAWITRQVKDIAEQYAQGRIVSCLEGGYNLSALGRSVVAHLKVLADID, from the coding sequence ATGACTACCGCTATCTACACACATGCCGACTGCAAGCTCCATGAAATGGGGCTCTGGCATCCGGAATCGCCATCCCGCCTGCAGGCGATCGAAGACCAGTTGATCGCGAGCCGTGTGGACAGCCTGCTGGAACATCGTGACGCGCCCGAGGCGGACGTGTCGTGCATTGCCCGTGTGCATACAGTCGAGGCGATCGCGCGTGTGCGCGATAACGTGCCGCCGATGCTTGGAAGGCAATCCGGCTACTACCCGCTCGATGCCGATACTGTCCTCAATGCCTATAGCTGGCGGGCGGCATTGCGCGCGGCGGGCGCCGCTGTTGCGGCAACCGATGCAGTCATCGCGGGTGAACTGGACAATGCCTTCTGCGCTACGCGCCCGCCGGGCCATCATGCGCGGCCGTCCGAGGCGATGGGATTTTGCCTGTTCGGCAATGTCGCCATTGCAGCACGGCACGCAATGGATGTGCACGGCTTGCAGCGCGTGGCGATCGTGGATTTCGACGTGCATCACGGCAATGGCACCGAGGAAGCGTTCAGGGATGAACCGCGTGTAGTGATGGTGAGTTTCTTTCAACATCCGTTCTATCCCTACAGCGGTGACGGCCCGCACGGCGACAACATGGTCAATGTTCCGGTGCCGGCCTATACCTGCGGCGAGGAAGTGCGCGAGGTGGTCACGAGCAAATGGTTGCCGGCATTGCATGCACACAAGCCGGAGATGATTTTCATCTCGGCCGGATTCGACGCGCATCGCGAAGACGATCTGGGGCAGATGGGTCTGGTGGAAGCGGATTTTGCATGGATCACGCGGCAGGTGAAGGATATTGCCGAACAGTATGCACAGGGCCGCATCGTCAGCTGCCTCGAAGGCGGCTACAACCTGTCGGCGCTGGGACGCAGTGTGGTCGCCCACTTGAAGGTGCTGGCCGATATCGATTGA
- the ylqF gene encoding ribosome biogenesis GTPase YlqF, protein MSIQWFPGHMNAARKKAAESMEKTDLVIEVLDARLPQASANPMIEQLRKHRQRPCLKILNKADLADPAATKAWLEYYSRQKDVHAVALSCKKPADVAKIPNLCLKIAPHRGSALKPLRMMIMGIPNVGKSTLMNALLKKRVAAVGDEPAVTKTQQRLYLGNNMVLVDTPGMMWPKIEHPSDGLMLAASHAIGTNAVIEEEVATFLADQLLLRYPALLTARYGFATDGIDGISVVEGVAQKRGFRLKGGEMDFEKGAHTLLQDYRSGALGRISLETPESRKVLLATYQPPPSLGEQQEDVGEDEGH, encoded by the coding sequence ATGTCCATACAATGGTTCCCCGGTCACATGAACGCCGCCCGCAAGAAGGCGGCGGAATCCATGGAAAAGACCGACCTCGTCATCGAAGTGCTGGATGCGCGTCTGCCGCAAGCCAGTGCCAATCCGATGATCGAGCAGCTGCGCAAGCACCGTCAGCGCCCCTGCCTGAAAATCCTCAACAAGGCCGACTTGGCCGACCCTGCGGCCACCAAAGCCTGGCTCGAGTACTACAGCCGCCAGAAGGATGTGCACGCGGTGGCGCTCTCCTGCAAGAAACCGGCCGACGTCGCGAAGATTCCCAATCTGTGCCTGAAGATTGCCCCGCATCGCGGCAGCGCGCTCAAGCCCTTGCGCATGATGATCATGGGCATTCCCAACGTCGGCAAATCGACGCTGATGAATGCCTTGCTCAAAAAACGCGTCGCGGCGGTGGGCGACGAACCCGCCGTCACCAAGACGCAGCAACGCCTTTACCTCGGCAACAACATGGTGCTGGTCGATACGCCCGGCATGATGTGGCCGAAAATCGAGCATCCGAGCGATGGCCTGATGCTGGCTGCCAGCCATGCCATCGGCACCAATGCGGTGATCGAGGAGGAGGTCGCGACCTTCCTCGCCGATCAGCTGCTGCTGCGCTATCCGGCGCTGCTCACGGCGCGCTATGGATTCGCGACCGATGGCATCGACGGCATCAGCGTGGTGGAAGGCGTGGCGCAGAAACGCGGCTTCCGCCTCAAGGGTGGCGAGATGGATTTTGAAAAGGGCGCGCACACCTTGTTGCAGGACTACCGCAGCGGTGCGCTGGGGCGAATCAGCCTGGAAACGCCGGAGAGCCGCAAAGTATTGCTGGCGACCTATCAGCCGCCGCCATCACTCGGTGAACAGCAAGAAGATGTGGGAGAGGATGAAGGACATTGA
- the groL gene encoding chaperonin GroEL (60 kDa chaperone family; promotes refolding of misfolded polypeptides especially under stressful conditions; forms two stacked rings of heptamers to form a barrel-shaped 14mer; ends can be capped by GroES; misfolded proteins enter the barrel where they are refolded when GroES binds), with translation MAAKEVIFGDSARAKMVEGVNILANAVKVTLGPKGRNVVLERSFGAPTVTKDGVSVAKEIELKDKLMNMGAQMVKEVASKTSDNAGDGTTTATVLAQAIVREGMKFVAAGMNPMDLKRGIDKAVAATVEELQKIAKPCTTSKEIAQVGAISANSDASIGDRIAEAMEKVGKEGVITVEDGKSLHDELDIVEGMQFDRGYLSPYFINNPDKQVAVLENPFILLFDKKITNIRDLLPVLEQVAKAGRPLLIIAEDVEGEALATLVVNNIRGILKTCAVKAPGFGDRRKAMLEDIAILTGGQVIAEEVGLTLEKVTLNDLGQAKRIEIGKENTTVIDGAGQHVAIEARVKQIRVQIEEATSDYDREKLQERVAKLAGGVAVIKVGAATEVEMKEKKARVEDALHATRAAVEEGIVAGGGVALLRARSNLSVKGDNADQEAGIKIVLRAIEEPLRMIVQNAGDEASVVVNKVLEGKGNFGYNAANGTYGDMVEMGVLDPAKVTRSALQNAASIAGLMLTTDCMVAEQVEDKPAGGGMGGMGGMGGMGGMEGMM, from the coding sequence ATGGCAGCTAAAGAAGTAATTTTCGGCGATTCCGCCCGTGCCAAGATGGTCGAAGGCGTGAACATCCTCGCCAACGCCGTTAAAGTCACCCTCGGCCCGAAAGGCCGCAACGTCGTGCTGGAGCGTTCCTTCGGCGCCCCGACCGTCACCAAGGACGGCGTCTCGGTCGCGAAAGAGATCGAGCTCAAAGACAAGCTCATGAACATGGGCGCGCAGATGGTCAAGGAAGTCGCTTCCAAGACTTCCGACAACGCCGGTGACGGTACAACAACCGCAACCGTGCTGGCTCAGGCAATCGTGCGCGAAGGCATGAAGTTCGTCGCCGCCGGCATGAACCCGATGGACCTGAAGCGCGGCATCGACAAGGCTGTGGCCGCCACTGTCGAAGAACTGCAGAAGATCGCCAAGCCCTGCACCACCTCCAAGGAAATCGCCCAGGTCGGCGCCATCTCCGCCAACAGCGACGCCTCCATCGGCGACCGCATCGCTGAAGCGATGGAAAAGGTCGGCAAGGAAGGCGTGATCACTGTTGAAGATGGCAAGTCCCTGCACGACGAGCTGGACATCGTGGAAGGCATGCAATTCGACCGCGGCTACCTGTCCCCGTACTTCATCAACAACCCGGACAAGCAAGTTGCTGTTCTGGAAAACCCGTTCATCCTGCTGTTCGACAAGAAGATCACCAACATCCGCGATCTGCTGCCGGTGCTGGAACAAGTTGCCAAGGCTGGCCGTCCGCTGCTGATCATCGCTGAAGACGTCGAAGGCGAAGCGCTGGCGACTCTGGTCGTCAATAACATCCGTGGCATCCTGAAGACCTGCGCCGTCAAGGCTCCTGGCTTCGGCGACCGTCGCAAGGCGATGCTGGAAGACATCGCGATCCTGACCGGCGGCCAGGTGATCGCTGAAGAAGTCGGCCTGACACTCGAAAAAGTCACGCTGAACGACCTCGGCCAGGCAAAGCGCATCGAAATCGGCAAGGAAAACACCACCGTGATCGACGGCGCAGGTCAACACGTCGCCATCGAAGCGCGCGTCAAGCAAATCCGCGTGCAAATCGAAGAAGCGACTTCCGACTACGACCGTGAAAAACTGCAAGAGCGCGTTGCCAAGCTGGCAGGCGGTGTTGCCGTGATCAAGGTTGGCGCTGCCACCGAAGTCGAAATGAAGGAAAAGAAAGCCCGCGTGGAAGACGCGCTGCACGCAACCCGTGCCGCGGTTGAAGAAGGCATTGTTGCAGGCGGCGGCGTTGCACTGCTGCGCGCTCGTTCGAACCTGTCCGTCAAGGGCGACAACGCCGATCAAGAAGCTGGCATCAAGATCGTCCTGCGCGCAATTGAAGAGCCGCTGCGCATGATCGTTCAAAACGCAGGTGACGAAGCTTCGGTCGTGGTCAACAAGGTTCTGGAAGGCAAAGGTAACTTCGGTTACAACGCTGCCAACGGCACCTACGGCGACATGGTCGAAATGGGCGTGCTGGATCCAGCCAAGGTGACCCGTTCGGCGCTGCAAAACGCCGCTTCGATCGCCGGCCTGATGCTGACGACCGACTGCATGGTAGCCGAGCAGGTTGAAGACAAACCGGCTGGCGGTGGCATGGGCGGTATGGGTGGCATGGGCGGTATGGGTGGCATGGAAGGCATGATGTAA
- the groES gene encoding co-chaperone GroES, with translation MNLRPLHDRVIVKRLDQETKTASGIVLPEAAAEKPDQGEILAVGNGKVLEDGKVRALEVKVGDRVLFGKYSGQTVKVDGEELLVMREEDIMAVVQK, from the coding sequence ATGAACCTTCGTCCTTTGCACGATCGCGTCATCGTCAAGCGCCTGGACCAGGAAACCAAGACTGCGTCCGGCATCGTTCTCCCTGAAGCCGCTGCAGAAAAGCCTGATCAAGGTGAAATTCTGGCCGTCGGCAACGGCAAGGTCCTCGAAGATGGCAAAGTCCGTGCGCTGGAAGTCAAGGTCGGCGATCGCGTGCTGTTCGGCAAATATTCCGGCCAGACCGTCAAGGTCGACGGCGAAGAACTGCTCGTGATGCGCGAAGAAGACATCATGGCAGTCGTCCAGAAGTAA
- a CDS encoding TniQ family protein — protein MDDDIISSAASALQRLIDEHRKIPQDRDSLDQKFSSFIQQERTKVADSKSILFSTGRVVRLPKRTPSTPSKETTPRLEICRPLPDEVIQGWRGRMRSVNCIGPKEKIEALIEAHARSLDTNIPADADFFQHVASILHMPREQLIHQHTLTPFFNALEGLKLNKPGTKSTRHREAVERHAPFKLGGKHPRYCWQCAQEDLSSMGFSYWRREHQLPGALWCMEHHSLLSTVPRRDAFDQCPHEITDAVIEQRAQEFHPEQTAFLKRYAYIVNEIFEQRPTIDSRAASIVLGKKARIADLRISKLGTRPTVGNRLMELLPRWWLEETIPRVHWIPHKYISSIDGICSPDATRYTTATLSLLAALFYEDEQQAVAEIFNPSCPSPDRAPGAAFWGSWKVFDEYVAQEGVVSHVAERLAIPSSTVSIGLLRQGLPGLGRSSSTILAAHAFLSGQSMADACACNQASIEEVESLIRMSGSKLKAALDKIVRNTRYKSPPSPRVRKKRLPSGLSGI, from the coding sequence ATGGATGACGACATCATTTCAAGTGCGGCCTCTGCTCTACAACGCCTGATTGATGAGCACAGAAAGATTCCTCAAGATAGGGATTCCCTTGATCAGAAATTTTCATCCTTTATTCAACAAGAACGAACCAAAGTAGCCGACAGCAAATCTATACTATTTTCCACCGGGCGCGTCGTTCGCTTACCTAAACGAACCCCATCTACGCCGTCTAAGGAAACAACGCCACGACTGGAAATTTGCAGGCCATTACCTGATGAAGTGATACAAGGCTGGCGCGGGCGTATGCGATCCGTCAATTGCATAGGGCCCAAAGAGAAAATCGAAGCTCTCATCGAAGCTCATGCTCGCAGCCTCGATACAAACATTCCAGCGGATGCTGATTTTTTCCAGCATGTCGCCAGCATTTTGCACATGCCGCGTGAGCAGCTCATACATCAACATACGCTGACACCGTTTTTCAATGCCCTTGAAGGCCTGAAGCTCAACAAACCGGGGACAAAATCGACACGGCATAGGGAAGCTGTTGAGCGCCATGCACCGTTCAAACTCGGCGGAAAACATCCTCGATATTGCTGGCAATGTGCGCAAGAAGATTTATCCTCAATGGGCTTTTCTTATTGGCGACGTGAGCATCAGTTACCCGGAGCCCTTTGGTGCATGGAACACCATAGTCTCTTGTCAACCGTGCCGCGCCGAGACGCTTTTGATCAATGTCCGCATGAAATCACCGATGCCGTCATTGAACAAAGAGCGCAGGAATTCCATCCAGAGCAAACAGCATTTCTGAAACGATATGCTTACATCGTGAATGAGATATTCGAGCAAAGACCTACTATTGATAGCCGAGCCGCAAGCATCGTGCTCGGCAAAAAGGCGCGAATCGCCGATCTGCGAATTTCAAAGCTAGGAACTCGCCCAACCGTCGGCAATCGTCTGATGGAGCTTCTGCCTCGGTGGTGGTTGGAAGAGACGATTCCCCGGGTACATTGGATACCGCACAAATACATCTCATCCATTGACGGCATTTGCAGCCCCGATGCCACGCGCTATACCACTGCGACTTTAAGCCTGCTTGCTGCGTTGTTCTATGAGGACGAGCAGCAAGCTGTCGCTGAAATCTTCAACCCCTCATGCCCCTCTCCAGACAGAGCGCCCGGCGCTGCTTTTTGGGGAAGCTGGAAAGTGTTTGACGAATATGTCGCTCAGGAGGGAGTGGTAAGTCACGTCGCAGAACGACTGGCAATTCCGAGTAGCACTGTGTCCATAGGTTTATTGAGACAAGGTTTACCAGGGTTGGGACGATCTAGCTCTACCATTCTTGCAGCTCATGCGTTTCTATCAGGCCAATCCATGGCCGATGCTTGTGCCTGTAACCAAGCATCTATTGAAGAAGTTGAATCACTAATCCGCATGTCAGGAAGCAAGCTAAAAGCTGCCCTCGACAAAATCGTGCGCAACACTCGTTACAAGTCTCCACCTAGCCCCCGAGTAAGAAAAAAGCGTTTGCCAAGCGGGCTTTCCGGGATTTGA